A single genomic interval of Chlorogloeopsis sp. ULAP01 harbors:
- a CDS encoding ABC transporter ATP-binding protein — translation MGAIPESNRKLYRRIWREVQPFRWHLGAMLLLSLLSIPFTLLQPLPVAIIVDSVLGAQPLPYFLQVILPAAITGSNQAVLIFAVVLSVAIVVGGKLLGLGRSMLQTYTGAKLVLNFRARLFRHAQKLSLSYHDSKGTHDTNYRVQHDAPALQWIAVDGVIPLVTSAATFFSMLYVSARIHLQLAMIALLISPLLYFLSRLYGQRLRQQWRGAKKLESAAFSVVQEVLAAMRVVKAFAQEDREQHRFVRRAQDALWAKLRLNFIEGSLGVLIALTTAVGTAAVLYVGVRLVQSQELSLGNLLLVLGYLSQLYKPLESMSKNVASLQGSLIGAERAFTLLNQAPDVLEKTDAKPLQRAKGAVVFERVSFSYDGDTQVLHQISFSIPPGARVGIAGTTGAGKTTLVSLLTRFYDPTAGRILLDGVDLRDYKLQDLRNQFAIMLQEPVLFSTSIAENIAYARPGASHGEIVAAAQAANAHQFILDLPHGYETRVGERGMRLSGGERQRISLARAFLKDAPILILDEPTSSVDVKTEAAIMEAMERLMDKRTTLTIAHRLSTLENCDLRLAIEHGHLVNLTHNPTATQERSQ, via the coding sequence GTGGGAGCAATTCCTGAGAGCAACCGCAAGCTCTATCGGCGAATCTGGCGCGAGGTGCAACCGTTTCGCTGGCATCTGGGAGCGATGTTGCTTTTGAGTTTATTATCAATTCCGTTCACGCTCCTGCAACCGCTACCAGTGGCGATCATTGTTGATAGTGTTTTGGGTGCGCAGCCATTGCCTTACTTTTTGCAAGTTATTCTCCCCGCAGCAATAACTGGCTCAAACCAGGCAGTCTTGATTTTCGCCGTAGTTTTGTCGGTAGCGATCGTCGTCGGCGGCAAGCTGTTGGGGCTAGGGCGATCGATGCTGCAAACCTATACGGGTGCAAAGCTAGTTTTAAATTTTCGGGCGCGGCTGTTTCGCCACGCTCAAAAGCTATCGCTTTCCTATCACGACTCCAAGGGAACCCACGACACTAACTATCGGGTACAACACGATGCGCCCGCGCTGCAATGGATTGCGGTTGACGGTGTGATTCCCCTCGTCACCTCCGCCGCCACTTTCTTCAGTATGCTCTATGTCAGCGCTCGCATTCACCTACAACTTGCTATGATTGCGCTGCTGATTTCGCCTTTGTTGTACTTCCTCTCGCGGCTGTACGGACAAAGGTTGCGCCAGCAGTGGCGGGGAGCCAAAAAGCTGGAAAGTGCTGCCTTCTCAGTGGTTCAGGAAGTATTGGCAGCAATGCGCGTCGTCAAGGCATTTGCACAAGAAGATAGAGAACAGCATCGCTTTGTCCGCCGCGCCCAGGATGCGTTGTGGGCGAAACTGCGGCTCAATTTTATCGAGGGCAGTTTGGGCGTGCTGATTGCCTTAACTACAGCAGTAGGTACGGCAGCAGTGCTGTATGTGGGAGTGCGGCTGGTGCAAAGTCAAGAGCTATCTTTGGGGAATCTACTGCTAGTGCTGGGCTACCTGTCACAGTTGTACAAACCGCTCGAATCGATGAGTAAGAATGTCGCCAGCTTGCAAGGGTCTTTGATCGGTGCAGAGCGTGCCTTTACTTTACTCAATCAAGCACCAGATGTCTTGGAAAAAACCGACGCCAAACCGTTGCAGCGAGCCAAGGGTGCAGTAGTCTTCGAGCGCGTCTCATTTAGCTATGACGGCGACACCCAAGTGCTGCATCAGATTAGCTTTAGCATTCCCCCTGGGGCGCGAGTAGGAATTGCCGGCACGACGGGAGCGGGGAAAACAACCCTCGTCAGTTTGCTGACTCGCTTTTACGATCCAACAGCAGGGCGGATTTTGTTGGATGGGGTAGATTTGCGGGACTACAAGCTGCAAGATTTACGCAATCAATTTGCCATCATGCTGCAAGAACCCGTACTATTTTCCACCAGTATTGCGGAAAATATCGCCTATGCCCGTCCGGGGGCAAGTCATGGGGAGATTGTCGCCGCCGCCCAGGCAGCAAACGCCCATCAGTTTATTTTGGATTTGCCCCACGGTTACGAGACGCGGGTGGGAGAACGGGGAATGCGGCTTTCCGGGGGCGAACGACAGCGAATTTCCCTTGCCAGGGCGTTTCTTAAGGATGCACCAATATTGATTTTGGACGAACCAACCAGTTCGGTTGATGTCAAAACTGAAGCTGCAATTATGGAGGCAATGGAGCGACTGATGGACAAACGCACGACTTTGACGATCGCCCATCGACTCAGTACCTTGGAAAACTGCGATCTGCGGTTGGCAATCGAGCACGGACACTTGGTTAATCTGACTCACAATCCCACCGCAACGCAGGAGCGATCGCAATGA
- a CDS encoding phosphotransferase produces MSATQIDENLLAPTAILEQGLSRYLGRALQIVAIQSQPLYSFSTHPIERLTVTLDDNQQLSVIFKQLQLKCDRHIRHCGKEVWIYERLLANRHLGTPALYASLYDESNHRYWLFLEDVGEWKLEYCDVEEWFAAFRWLARMHATYYRRDAQLREFDCLVEHKAVFYRYLAEMARQSIQEYQPQAIARFDSLMSRLDELIAELEEQPHTLVHGDMSCHNLIVQPEVGIRPIDWEWAAIGVPAWDVVRLLAGWGAEKPRLLAVYLDEFARHAPPLDRPSFDRTLAGCEILKTLWYLRWCLAPRRNTACVEDLLDKIADRWYWLDKEENHERSLTNCLGITDRPSDST; encoded by the coding sequence ATGAGTGCAACCCAAATCGACGAAAATTTACTTGCTCCCACGGCTATACTGGAACAGGGGTTGAGTCGCTATTTGGGGCGAGCGCTACAAATTGTGGCGATTCAGTCTCAGCCGCTCTACAGTTTCAGCACTCATCCGATCGAACGGTTGACAGTGACGTTGGATGACAATCAGCAGTTGAGTGTCATTTTCAAACAGTTGCAACTCAAATGCGATCGCCACATCCGCCATTGCGGTAAAGAAGTCTGGATCTACGAACGATTGCTTGCCAATCGGCATCTCGGTACACCTGCATTGTACGCCTCGCTCTACGACGAATCGAACCATCGCTACTGGCTGTTTTTGGAAGATGTGGGCGAATGGAAGTTGGAATACTGCGATGTCGAGGAATGGTTCGCTGCTTTTCGCTGGCTGGCGCGGATGCACGCCACCTACTACCGTCGAGATGCGCAGTTGCGCGAGTTCGATTGTTTAGTTGAACACAAAGCCGTTTTTTATCGTTATCTGGCTGAGATGGCGCGTCAAAGCATACAAGAGTATCAACCGCAGGCGATCGCTCGTTTCGACTCTCTCATGTCGCGATTGGATGAATTAATTGCGGAGTTGGAAGAACAACCGCACACGCTGGTACATGGCGATATGTCCTGCCATAACCTGATCGTTCAGCCGGAAGTAGGTATTCGACCGATTGATTGGGAATGGGCAGCAATTGGCGTACCAGCGTGGGATGTGGTGAGGTTATTAGCAGGCTGGGGAGCAGAGAAGCCGCGCTTGCTTGCCGTTTACCTGGATGAGTTTGCCCGACACGCCCCTCCACTTGATCGCCCCAGTTTCGACCGGACGCTGGCTGGTTGCGAAATTCTCAAAACACTGTGGTATCTGCGCTGGTGCCTCGCACCCCGTCGGAATACTGCGTGTGTCGAAGATTTACTTGACAAAATTGCCGACCGTTGGTACTGGCTAGATAAGGAGGAAAACCATGAGCGATCGCTTACGAATTGCCTTGGTATCACCGATCGCCCTTCCGACTCGACCTGA
- a CDS encoding glycosyltransferase family 4 protein: MSDRLRIALVSPIALPTRPDIGSSIEQIVSLLAAELTQRGHDVTLFATGDSQTAATLHAVYPRGYKEDSMLWTYYEFHEIMHVADVFEQADRFDIIHSHAYHHALPFTRLVHTPVVHTYHINPTKDIIRCYSRYPETQVVAVSQYHRSKFAALDRVPVIYNGVDIDAFPFQAKSGDYLVFLGHLTHQKGALEAIQIAQQVGMRLVMAGQAGDYFHTEVKPWVDGKQVEYIGFVGVPERNKLLAEAAALLFPINASEAFGLVMVEAMACGTPVAAINRCAVAEIVEPGVTGYYAADVDTLAALIPDTLALDRHRVRGAIARFDYRRMVDDYESLYRQVLEVRR; the protein is encoded by the coding sequence ATGAGCGATCGCTTACGAATTGCCTTGGTATCACCGATCGCCCTTCCGACTCGACCTGACATCGGTAGTTCAATCGAACAAATCGTGTCTTTGCTGGCAGCAGAATTGACGCAGCGAGGACACGATGTGACGCTATTTGCTACGGGGGATTCCCAAACTGCTGCGACACTGCACGCTGTCTACCCCCGTGGCTACAAGGAAGACTCGATGTTGTGGACTTACTACGAGTTCCACGAAATTATGCACGTAGCAGATGTCTTCGAGCAAGCAGATCGCTTTGACATCATTCACAGCCACGCCTACCATCACGCCCTGCCATTCACTCGATTGGTACACACACCCGTTGTCCACACTTACCATATCAACCCTACGAAAGATATTATTCGCTGTTACAGTCGCTATCCTGAAACCCAAGTTGTCGCAGTCTCCCAGTATCACCGCAGCAAGTTTGCCGCCCTTGATCGCGTCCCCGTTATTTACAACGGTGTTGACATCGATGCTTTTCCCTTTCAAGCTAAAAGTGGCGATTACCTGGTCTTTTTGGGACACTTAACTCACCAAAAAGGAGCTTTAGAAGCAATTCAAATCGCGCAGCAGGTGGGAATGCGGCTGGTGATGGCAGGACAGGCAGGGGATTACTTCCATACGGAAGTCAAACCTTGGGTAGACGGCAAGCAAGTGGAATATATTGGATTTGTCGGCGTGCCAGAACGGAACAAACTACTAGCAGAAGCGGCGGCGCTACTGTTTCCCATCAATGCCTCTGAAGCCTTCGGTCTAGTCATGGTGGAAGCAATGGCCTGTGGAACACCCGTTGCTGCCATCAATCGCTGTGCGGTTGCCGAGATTGTGGAACCAGGGGTAACGGGATATTACGCCGCCGACGTCGATACACTGGCTGCACTCATCCCCGATACACTAGCTTTAGATCGCCACCGCGTCCGAGGAGCGATCGCCCGTTTTGACTACCGCCGCATGGTAGATGACTACGAATCGCTCTATCGTCAAGTGCTGGAGGTGCGGCGATGA
- a CDS encoding acyltransferase, translated as MDTREFTGEWDYSTLPDNIWIEPGCYLERKESFQPFRSQQNPGLILGKNVQVYTWTVFSVEPEGKIVVGNDSTLVGAVFWCAESITVGRRVLISYNVTIADSDFHPRDPDLRRLDAIAIAPNGDHTQRPPLVTEPVVIADDVQIGIGAIILKGVQIAAGARIGAGSVVTSNVPAGAFMAGNPAREVRR; from the coding sequence ATGGACACCCGCGAGTTTACGGGAGAGTGGGACTACAGCACCTTGCCTGATAATATTTGGATCGAGCCTGGTTGCTATCTGGAGCGGAAAGAGAGTTTTCAGCCGTTTCGCAGTCAACAAAATCCGGGTTTAATTCTGGGCAAAAACGTACAAGTTTATACTTGGACGGTGTTCTCGGTAGAGCCAGAAGGCAAAATTGTCGTTGGAAATGATTCTACCCTCGTCGGGGCGGTATTTTGGTGCGCGGAATCGATTACGGTCGGCAGGCGCGTCCTGATTTCCTACAATGTGACGATCGCCGATAGCGACTTCCATCCCCGCGATCCAGATTTGCGGCGACTAGATGCGATCGCGATTGCCCCAAATGGCGATCACACCCAGCGCCCGCCCTTAGTGACAGAGCCGGTAGTAATTGCAGATGACGTCCAAATCGGTATTGGCGCAATTATCCTCAAAGGCGTGCAAATTGCGGCGGGGGCGCGGATTGGAGCAGGGTCGGTTGTTACTTCTAACGTGCCTGCTGGGGCGTTTATGGCGGGCAATCCTGCTAGAGAGGTGAGGCGATGA
- a CDS encoding acyltransferase gives MSSLWLSHDWFGRSLPPNVSIGDRSWLHSAYVFLHYRSQRPCGLRVGNNTGIYIDTFFDLGPCGEVEIGDYCTIAGAIIATNNRVTIGNYVLISREVVIADTFAATPAQPSEPLTSIAIGNDVWIGMRAVLLQGAWIGDGAIVGAGAVVDFTVPANAIVAGNPARIVGSSKGGRRCSVRAT, from the coding sequence ATGAGTTCGCTGTGGCTATCCCACGACTGGTTTGGGCGATCGCTGCCGCCCAATGTATCAATTGGCGATCGCAGTTGGTTGCACAGCGCTTATGTATTTCTGCACTATCGCAGTCAACGCCCCTGTGGTCTCCGTGTTGGCAATAATACGGGTATATATATTGACACTTTCTTCGACCTTGGCCCTTGTGGTGAGGTCGAAATTGGCGATTACTGCACGATTGCCGGAGCAATTATTGCTACTAATAACCGCGTCACGATTGGTAATTACGTGTTGATTTCCCGCGAAGTGGTGATTGCAGATACTTTCGCTGCTACGCCTGCTCAACCGTCCGAGCCACTCACTAGTATAGCGATCGGCAACGATGTTTGGATTGGTATGCGGGCAGTCTTGTTGCAGGGTGCTTGGATTGGGGATGGTGCAATTGTCGGTGCAGGTGCGGTAGTTGATTTTACAGTACCAGCCAATGCAATCGTGGCTGGGAATCCAGCTCGCATTGTTGGGAGCAGCAAAGGAGGAAGGCGATGCTCGGTAAGGGCAACGTAA
- a CDS encoding efflux RND transporter periplasmic adaptor subunit — protein MLGKGNVKIGKFKFNSQWLVGAVILAVIGVGGWQISNLVLNREEPVAVRLLPVKRGTVESTINESGVVELRDQQILTSPTEGAVERVLVQPGDRIQAGQTLITLRYPERQTALANQEVKIQQQRRILERHRLQIAEAKEQIRADELKLRPLVAGAKEGAISRVQVYEQEDKLRETRAKLRDAQADARTAALELEALQLERKRIQQEVQDSIVTAPIDGVVLGVNVKNGDGVEFRTNLLTVGDPRQVLVKLQLSTLNATQVRPNQLARVRAIGSDRQTFTGRIQSLYPQAVKAEEAEPSGGSQKTSKSSSSEQPAVPAIVLLDTPTRTLIPGSRVNVEILLKQRQNVVVLPTEAIQREESEPFVWVRDSQGNAQKRLVKLGLEGLTNVEVTSGLDLGDRVIIPTSESDLEPGTPVVAQ, from the coding sequence ATGCTCGGTAAGGGCAACGTAAAAATCGGCAAATTTAAATTCAACAGTCAATGGCTGGTTGGCGCAGTTATACTGGCTGTGATTGGGGTGGGCGGTTGGCAAATTTCCAATCTTGTCTTGAACCGAGAAGAACCAGTGGCAGTCCGCTTGCTCCCAGTCAAGCGAGGTACTGTAGAATCCACAATCAACGAAAGTGGTGTAGTGGAACTGCGCGATCAGCAAATTCTCACCTCGCCCACAGAAGGAGCGGTGGAAAGAGTCTTGGTACAACCTGGCGATCGCATTCAAGCTGGACAAACGCTGATTACTCTGCGCTACCCAGAGCGACAAACAGCCCTCGCCAATCAGGAGGTAAAAATTCAACAGCAGCGACGAATTTTAGAACGTCACCGCCTGCAAATTGCTGAAGCAAAAGAGCAAATTCGAGCAGATGAATTAAAACTCCGTCCTTTGGTTGCTGGGGCAAAAGAGGGGGCGATCTCGCGAGTACAAGTCTACGAACAAGAAGATAAACTCCGCGAGACACGGGCTAAATTGCGCGATGCCCAAGCAGATGCGCGTACTGCTGCCCTCGAACTAGAGGCACTCCAGTTGGAACGCAAACGGATTCAGCAAGAAGTGCAAGACTCGATTGTGACTGCACCAATTGATGGTGTTGTGCTAGGGGTTAATGTCAAAAATGGAGATGGAGTTGAATTCCGCACAAATCTACTTACTGTCGGCGATCCCAGGCAAGTCTTGGTGAAACTTCAACTTTCCACCCTCAACGCTACCCAAGTCCGCCCGAACCAATTGGCTCGTGTTAGGGCAATTGGTAGCGATCGCCAGACATTTACAGGTAGAATTCAAAGTTTGTATCCTCAAGCAGTGAAGGCAGAGGAAGCAGAACCATCGGGCGGCTCGCAAAAAACGAGCAAGTCGAGCAGCTCGGAGCAACCAGCAGTGCCAGCGATCGTGCTGCTAGATACTCCCACTCGCACGCTGATTCCAGGTAGCCGCGTCAATGTCGAGATCCTGCTCAAACAACGGCAAAACGTAGTCGTATTGCCGACTGAAGCCATTCAACGCGAGGAGTCTGAACCATTTGTTTGGGTGCGAGACAGCCAAGGCAACGCCCAAAAACGCTTGGTGAAACTGGGATTGGAAGGGTTAACAAACGTTGAAGTCACCTCTGGCTTAGACTTAGGCGATCGCGTAATTATACCAACCTCCGAGTCCGATTTAGAGCCAGGAACACCTGTAGTTGCTCAGTAG
- a CDS encoding ABC transporter permease, producing MGISPFDLLNLAYRSLRSHPLRSTLSMLGVFMGVAAVSATLQAGSISRAVIARQLAERGAPQITLYPQWKPDRIVLQLRLEDMEFLRQRLTGVQAMSALNWAGQMPTVFQDQEYLPSMSPVTQDYLLTSGKNLVRGRFFTATDFANYRPVAVIDEFLVKELFGDRNPVGEQIVVGRRVYVVVGVLEMRPDDDSPPESQILVPMAVYNALRGKQDIGSIQIRPYRLEDLEDLSDRAVELLEQRYPGFSFWAWNNVEDLIQQQKTLELATRGLMVVGAIALLVGGVGIANIMIASVTERTSEIGIRRAVGATQHDIALQFVLEAALLSLVGGTVALGVVHVVAANVTEIFDLPYQFEVRIAALALGSALVVGVGAGFPPALRASQLDPVQALRSQ from the coding sequence ATGGGCATTTCACCATTCGATTTACTCAATCTTGCCTACCGCTCCCTGCGCAGTCATCCTTTGCGCTCTACTTTATCAATGTTGGGGGTATTTATGGGAGTAGCGGCGGTGAGTGCGACGCTACAAGCTGGCAGCATCAGTCGCGCTGTCATTGCCCGACAATTAGCAGAACGAGGCGCTCCTCAAATCACGCTCTATCCCCAGTGGAAACCGGATCGCATTGTCCTGCAACTCCGCTTGGAGGACATGGAATTTTTGCGCCAGCGACTCACCGGGGTTCAGGCAATGAGCGCCCTGAATTGGGCAGGACAGATGCCTACAGTCTTTCAAGATCAAGAATATCTGCCCTCAATGTCGCCTGTAACCCAAGATTATTTATTAACTTCGGGAAAAAATTTGGTGAGGGGACGGTTTTTTACTGCTACCGATTTTGCCAACTATCGTCCTGTAGCAGTAATTGATGAATTTTTGGTCAAAGAACTGTTTGGCGATCGCAATCCGGTGGGAGAGCAAATTGTAGTTGGGCGCAGAGTTTACGTGGTTGTAGGAGTGCTAGAAATGCGTCCAGACGATGATTCTCCTCCCGAAAGTCAAATTCTTGTCCCGATGGCGGTTTATAATGCTCTGCGCGGCAAACAAGACATTGGCAGCATTCAAATTCGTCCTTACAGACTCGAAGATTTAGAAGACTTGAGCGATCGCGCTGTAGAATTGTTAGAACAACGCTATCCTGGTTTTAGCTTCTGGGCTTGGAACAATGTAGAAGACCTAATCCAGCAGCAAAAAACTCTTGAGTTGGCAACAAGAGGGCTGATGGTAGTAGGAGCGATCGCTCTGTTAGTAGGAGGTGTGGGCATTGCTAACATTATGATTGCCTCCGTTACCGAACGCACATCTGAAATTGGCATTCGCCGAGCTGTAGGAGCGACTCAACACGATATAGCGCTCCAATTTGTTTTGGAGGCGGCGCTTCTGAGCCTAGTTGGCGGTACTGTAGCGTTGGGAGTAGTCCATGTCGTAGCGGCAAACGTCACCGAGATCTTCGATTTACCCTATCAGTTTGAAGTCAGGATTGCGGCTCTAGCTTTGGGTTCGGCATTAGTAGTTGGTGTGGGAGCCGGATTTCCCCCGGCACTGCGAGCCAGTCAACTCGATCCGGTACAGGCATTGCGATCGCAGTGA
- a CDS encoding DUF4058 family protein, giving the protein MTSLFPGMNPYLENPLFWSEVHNLLIAAIFRKLNPQLRPKYKVAIEKRVYQTIDDDSLLVGVADVAVESLQKQQLTPSANIAIASPIVEAVTVDLTMPQTVKETFLEVRDIATQEVVTVIEILSPKNKRPGEGRNSYIKKRLQILATNTNLVEIDLLRDGKPIEKLPNYIQTDYRILVSCASKRPKADLYPFNLQNPIPSFFLPLREDDSEPLLEIQPLINDLYYEGNYDLVIDYTQQPIPALSQESWNWVSELLQSQGVR; this is encoded by the coding sequence ATGACTTCATTGTTTCCGGGGATGAACCCTTATTTAGAAAATCCCTTATTTTGGTCGGAAGTTCATAATCTGCTCATCGCTGCAATTTTTCGTAAACTTAATCCTCAATTGCGTCCAAAATATAAAGTTGCCATCGAAAAAAGAGTATACCAAACAATAGATGATGATTCGCTTTTAGTCGGTGTTGCAGATGTGGCTGTTGAAAGTCTGCAAAAACAACAATTAACACCATCAGCTAATATTGCGATCGCATCTCCGATAGTCGAAGCTGTGACTGTTGATTTGACAATGCCACAAACAGTCAAAGAAACTTTCTTAGAAGTGCGAGATATAGCCACACAAGAAGTTGTGACTGTAATTGAAATTCTTTCTCCTAAAAATAAACGTCCTGGGGAAGGACGAAATTCCTATATTAAAAAACGGTTGCAGATTCTAGCAACTAATACAAATTTAGTCGAAATTGATTTACTGCGAGATGGTAAACCAATTGAGAAACTACCAAATTATATCCAAACTGACTATCGGATTTTAGTTAGTTGTGCATCCAAGCGTCCCAAAGCAGATTTATATCCATTTAATTTACAAAATCCTATCCCTTCTTTCTTCTTACCTTTACGCGAAGATGATTCAGAACCATTGTTAGAAATACAACCTTTAATTAATGATTTGTACTACGAAGGAAATTATGATTTAGTGATTGATTATACTCAACAACCTATACCTGCTCTTTCACAAGAAAGTTGGAATTGGGTTAGTGAGCTTTTGCAATCTCAAGGAGTAAGGTAG